One window of Panulirus ornatus isolate Po-2019 chromosome 13, ASM3632096v1, whole genome shotgun sequence genomic DNA carries:
- the mRpL52 gene encoding large ribosomal subunit protein mL52 codes for MRVLRAPNVVVVNNAVKFAYSRCFSTTSSILGSFPKSFKTSMGAHGPLIDGPDYTFLDGRPTPLRSGQRRRAQEQRDIAVKVLQLMKETKFAIERHQKIQLEEKQKKQEIQDAKLKPKGHRLLKLKANELSSDSS; via the exons ATGAGGGTGTTAAGGGCTCCAAATGTAGTTGTAGTAAATA ATGCTGTGAAATTTGCTTATTCAAGATGCTTTTCCACAACTTCTAGTATATTGGGAAGCTTCCCCAAAAG TTTCAAGACGTCAATGGGAGCACATGGACCATTAATAGATGGACCTGATTACACTTTCCTTGATGGACGGCCTACTCCACTTCGAAGTGGACAACGAAGGAGAGCTCAGGAGCAACGTGACATTGCT GTCAAAGTCTTGCAGCTAATGAAAGAAACAAAGTTTGCCATTGAACGTCATCAGAAAATACAGcttgaagagaaacaaaagaaacaagaaattcaGGATGCAAAACTGAAACCCAAGGGTCATAGGTTACTAAAACTTAAAGCCAATGAATTAAGTTCAGATAGCTCTTAA